The following are from one region of the Deinococcota bacterium genome:
- a CDS encoding alkylmercury lyase family protein, producing MMHLMNAGVTWRMPEVLEREGITPYRLSKELAPRRVSRTTVYRWAKEAPALLDLELLAHMLWALKRISGKEFRLEDLLDIRPSAEPNLGGDADAESRASVLRRITSAAPTRYELRLAGSESRHVFCAFDALLYAHLLQEAVALEARPPVGAAFALTIRPDRPPAEPYWHSYVEPQALLPEAPGLASSRCPYLHVFERLQDAQTWHGALPADLVGVVSLIALAEAWERARALVAAMSRP from the coding sequence ATGATGCATCTCATGAACGCCGGGGTGACTTGGAGAATGCCCGAAGTGCTCGAGCGCGAGGGCATCACGCCCTACCGCCTCAGCAAGGAGTTGGCTCCCCGCCGGGTGTCGAGGACGACCGTCTACCGCTGGGCCAAAGAAGCTCCCGCCTTGCTGGACCTGGAATTGCTGGCCCACATGCTATGGGCGCTGAAACGCATCAGCGGCAAGGAGTTCAGGCTGGAAGATCTGCTCGACATCCGGCCCTCAGCTGAGCCAAACCTCGGGGGTGACGCCGACGCTGAAAGCCGCGCCTCGGTCCTGAGGCGCATCACCAGCGCCGCGCCGACCCGCTACGAACTGCGCCTGGCGGGGAGCGAAAGCCGCCATGTCTTTTGTGCCTTTGACGCGCTGCTCTACGCGCACCTCCTGCAAGAAGCGGTCGCGCTCGAGGCGCGTCCTCCCGTGGGCGCGGCGTTCGCCCTCACCATTCGCCCCGACCGCCCTCCCGCCGAGCCCTACTGGCATTCCTACGTGGAGCCACAGGCGCTCCTGCCCGAGGCGCCGGGCCTGGCCTCGAGCCGCTGCCCCTACCTCCACGTTTTTGAACGGCTACAAGACGCCCAAACCTGGCACGGCGCACTTCCCGCCGACCTCGTCGGGGTCGTCTCGCTCATTGCGCTCGCCGAGGCTTGGGAGAGGGCCAGGGCCCTTGTCGCGGCGATGAGCCGGCCCTAG
- a CDS encoding MFS transporter, protein MSLWFSASAVVPQLTAEWSLSGAQRSWLTMSVQLGFVAGAVVSAVLNLADRLSARWLFSACALLGAGLNAAIALPGMTPEGALLLRFLTGATLAGVYPPGMKLMATWCQADRGLCIGLLVGALSVGSATPHLLNALPLLGAGLPDWRPVLLLSSGLALVAALLAALFIRSGPFLAPAPRLNWRYAAEVVTNRGVRLANFGYLGHMWELYAMWAWVPLFLLASYEQAGLSEASARLAGFSVIAVGGIGCVLAGLLADRWGRVRVASSSLVVSGACALTAGFLFHSPLLLTALCLIWGFAVIADSAQFSAAVSELADPRYVGTALTVQTSLGFLLTLLSIRLVPPLEASLGWGWAFAVLALGPAFSLWSMGRLRRLPEAVKMASGNR, encoded by the coding sequence ATGTCGCTGTGGTTTTCCGCCTCGGCGGTCGTGCCACAGCTCACCGCCGAGTGGAGCCTGAGCGGCGCGCAGAGGTCCTGGCTGACCATGAGCGTGCAGCTCGGCTTTGTGGCCGGGGCTGTGGTCAGCGCCGTGCTCAACCTCGCCGACCGCCTCTCGGCGCGCTGGCTCTTTAGCGCCTGCGCGCTTCTCGGCGCGGGCCTAAACGCCGCCATCGCCCTGCCCGGGATGACGCCGGAGGGGGCGCTGCTCCTGCGCTTTCTGACGGGCGCGACCCTGGCCGGGGTCTACCCACCGGGGATGAAGCTGATGGCGACCTGGTGCCAGGCCGACCGCGGCCTCTGCATCGGTCTGCTCGTCGGCGCTTTGAGCGTCGGTTCGGCCACGCCCCATCTTCTGAACGCCCTGCCGCTCCTGGGCGCCGGCTTGCCGGACTGGCGGCCGGTCCTGCTCTTGTCCTCGGGATTGGCCCTTGTCGCGGCGCTGCTGGCCGCCCTCTTCATCCGCAGCGGCCCCTTCCTGGCGCCGGCGCCCAGGCTGAACTGGCGCTACGCCGCCGAGGTCGTCACCAACCGCGGCGTGCGTCTCGCCAACTTCGGCTATCTCGGCCACATGTGGGAGCTCTACGCGATGTGGGCCTGGGTGCCGCTCTTTCTCTTGGCGAGTTATGAGCAGGCGGGCCTGAGCGAAGCCTCGGCGCGTCTGGCGGGCTTTTCGGTCATCGCCGTGGGGGGGATCGGCTGCGTCCTGGCGGGGCTTCTGGCCGACCGCTGGGGGAGAGTGCGCGTCGCCTCCTCGAGCCTGGTCGTCTCCGGAGCCTGCGCGCTCACGGCGGGTTTTCTCTTTCATTCGCCGCTCCTTCTGACCGCGCTCTGCCTCATCTGGGGTTTCGCGGTGATCGCCGACAGCGCCCAGTTCAGCGCGGCGGTGAGCGAGCTCGCCGACCCGCGCTACGTGGGCACGGCCCTGACGGTGCAGACGAGCCTGGGCTTTCTGCTGACGCTGCTGAGCATCCGCCTGGTGCCGCCGCTCGAGGCGAGCCTGGGCTGGGGCTGGGCGTTCGCCGTCCTGGCACTCGGCCCGGCCTTCAGCCTCTGGAGCATGGGGCGTCTGCGCCGCCTGCCTGAGGCCGTCAAGATGGCGTCTGGAAACCGCTGA
- a CDS encoding dihydrodipicolinate synthase family protein, whose product MADIPTLGGIIPPVPTPFDAAGKLDLGGLQRVLRALAPQVDGFLVLGSNGEAVYLAEDERREVLAAAREAIPRDKPMIAGTGGEATWLVAERNRLAAEAGADCVLVLPPFYYQGRMNDETLATHYEALAGSCSVPLLLYNVPANTTIGLSPALIERLAGHENIHGLKDSSGNIVALTEIMRRVPEEFTVLTGNAPTLLPALSLGARGGILAVANVAPQAYGAILKHFQRGEIAEARALQLRTNPLALAVTARYGVAGLKAAMRARGLPAGYPRAPLRDVSEAQGRELGALLEGQGLARGDIRA is encoded by the coding sequence ATGGCGGATATTCCTACCCTCGGCGGCATCATTCCCCCCGTGCCCACCCCCTTCGACGCTGCGGGAAAGCTCGACCTGGGCGGCTTGCAGCGCGTCCTGCGCGCGCTTGCACCCCAGGTGGACGGCTTTCTCGTCCTGGGCAGCAACGGCGAGGCGGTCTACCTCGCCGAGGACGAGCGCCGCGAGGTGCTGGCGGCGGCCCGTGAGGCCATCCCCCGGGACAAGCCGATGATCGCCGGCACCGGCGGTGAGGCGACCTGGCTGGTGGCCGAGCGCAACCGCCTGGCCGCGGAGGCCGGCGCGGACTGCGTCCTCGTCCTGCCGCCCTTTTACTATCAGGGCCGCATGAACGATGAGACCTTAGCGACGCACTATGAGGCACTGGCCGGGAGTTGCTCCGTCCCGCTCCTGCTCTACAACGTGCCCGCCAACACCACCATCGGCCTGTCGCCCGCGCTCATCGAGAGGCTGGCTGGGCACGAGAACATCCACGGCCTCAAGGACTCGAGCGGCAACATCGTTGCCCTCACCGAGATCATGCGCCGGGTGCCGGAGGAGTTCACGGTGCTTACCGGCAACGCGCCGACGCTGCTGCCCGCGCTCTCGCTGGGCGCGAGGGGCGGCATCCTGGCGGTCGCCAATGTGGCGCCGCAAGCTTATGGAGCGATTTTAAAGCACTTTCAGAGAGGCGAGATAGCCGAGGCGCGCGCCTTGCAGTTGCGCACCAACCCGCTGGCGCTCGCCGTCACCGCACGCTACGGCGTGGCCGGGCTCAAGGCGGCGATGCGCGCTCGGGGCCTGCCGGCAGGCTATCCGCGCGCCCCTCTGCGGGACGTGAGCGAGGCGCAAGGCCGGGAACTTGGCGCGCTGCTGGAGGGGCAGGGGCTCGCTCGAGGCGATATTCGCGCCTAG
- a CDS encoding DUF3618 domain-containing protein, producing the protein MNQDDKVNPADPGDKTPEEIKADIERTRADMSKTVDELQDKLNPEYLKAQAKEQAQDAFENVKEQAREKIIGVKDSVVEGVEERVHDTGEKIGEVSAELTEWVRSNPLSASAIGVGLGVGLVMLGRAKGSSRASSRGSSRGSYRADYGMNHGRSSYGPRRDYDYSSYGQDGLGAGRYARESYYGSSYQRSDMDRDMDRDMDRIDGGYGQGQFYSEVYDPANPYDRNRDDYDYDYDYEESGGLSSLLDSVRHNPVPALLTVGLGWFLLNKLRGSSDEDYSQNYYGRDDYDEGRYYGQGYQGGIRERGRDLSRRAGQAAGDVRRQAGRVGSQVGERAGQVAHEARDRASELGSEVRDRASELGDRVGDAASGVREQAEHVADTVREGVGEGAEFVSDQARYLRDQARYGTRQAKQGVDQMLEEHPLVVGAMALLLGAAIGLMVPSTRKENELMGETRDHLFENARGRVQEAVQKAQHIAEETVSEVVDTVKEEAGKQGLGDEAQKAQSSLDSLANEAKSAAEKAKDVAGKAAEQGKETAKRETEKAKDDLKS; encoded by the coding sequence ATGAACCAGGATGACAAGGTGAATCCGGCCGACCCCGGGGACAAGACACCCGAGGAAATCAAGGCCGATATAGAGCGGACTCGGGCCGACATGAGCAAGACGGTCGACGAGCTTCAGGACAAGTTGAACCCCGAGTACCTCAAGGCGCAGGCCAAAGAGCAGGCGCAAGACGCCTTCGAAAACGTCAAAGAGCAGGCGCGGGAGAAGATTATCGGCGTCAAGGACAGTGTCGTCGAGGGTGTAGAAGAGAGAGTTCACGACACCGGCGAAAAGATCGGCGAGGTGAGCGCCGAGCTGACCGAGTGGGTCAGGTCCAATCCTCTGTCGGCGTCGGCGATAGGCGTGGGTTTGGGTGTCGGCTTGGTCATGCTGGGTAGAGCCAAGGGTTCATCCCGCGCTTCCTCTCGGGGCTCCTCTCGCGGCTCCTACCGTGCGGACTACGGGATGAACCATGGCCGTTCAAGCTACGGGCCGCGCCGCGACTACGACTACTCCTCCTATGGCCAAGACGGCCTAGGGGCGGGCCGTTACGCTCGAGAGTCCTACTACGGCTCGAGCTATCAAAGGAGTGACATGGACAGAGATATGGACAGGGACATGGACAGGATCGACGGCGGCTACGGCCAGGGGCAATTCTACAGCGAGGTCTACGACCCGGCGAATCCCTACGACCGAAACCGCGACGATTATGACTACGACTATGACTATGAGGAGTCCGGCGGTCTCTCCAGCCTCCTCGATTCGGTCCGGCATAATCCTGTGCCGGCGCTGCTCACCGTGGGTCTGGGCTGGTTCTTGCTGAACAAGTTGAGGGGCTCCTCCGACGAGGATTACTCCCAGAACTACTACGGCCGCGACGACTACGACGAAGGCCGCTACTACGGTCAGGGCTATCAGGGCGGCATCAGGGAGAGAGGCCGTGACCTCTCGCGGCGGGCCGGGCAAGCCGCGGGTGACGTCAGGCGGCAGGCCGGCCGGGTCGGCAGCCAGGTCGGTGAGCGGGCAGGTCAGGTCGCCCATGAGGCCAGAGACCGCGCCAGCGAGTTGGGCAGCGAAGTCAGAGACCGGGCCAGCGAACTGGGCGACCGGGTCGGGGACGCCGCCAGCGGCGTCAGAGAGCAGGCAGAGCATGTCGCCGACACCGTCCGCGAGGGGGTGGGCGAGGGCGCGGAGTTCGTGAGTGACCAGGCGCGCTACCTCCGCGACCAGGCGCGCTACGGCACCCGGCAGGCCAAACAGGGCGTCGATCAGATGCTCGAGGAGCATCCCTTGGTGGTCGGCGCCATGGCGCTCCTGCTCGGCGCGGCGATAGGCCTCATGGTCCCCTCCACGCGCAAAGAGAACGAGCTCATGGGCGAGACCAGGGATCACCTCTTCGAAAACGCCCGGGGACGGGTGCAAGAGGCCGTCCAAAAGGCTCAGCACATCGCGGAGGAGACCGTCAGCGAGGTGGTCGACACCGTCAAGGAAGAAGCCGGCAAGCAGGGCTTGGGCGACGAGGCCCAGAAGGCGCAGAGCTCTCTGGACTCCTTGGCCAACGAAGCCAAGAGCGCCGCCGAAAAGGCCAAGGACGTCGCCGGCAAAGCGGCCGAACAGGGCAAGGAGACCGCCAAACGCGAGACCGAAAAGGCCAAGGACGACCTCAAGAGCTAG
- a CDS encoding phage holin family protein encodes MMPPKDDTPTPPKVRTDTAPRLEDPRAPAEAPRVAAPASSGDRPLGELFSELSQGVTTLLSQEIALAKAEVNQKVSRAAKDAVSLAIGGVLALGGYLALIAFLIIVLTFLVPLWISALIVTLLFLGVGYIFIQRGLSDLKRLNPVPEKTIESLQEDKEWAKEQLK; translated from the coding sequence ATGATGCCTCCCAAGGACGACACGCCGACACCGCCCAAGGTGCGAACCGATACCGCTCCCAGGCTCGAGGACCCTCGTGCGCCGGCCGAGGCTCCGCGCGTGGCAGCTCCGGCGAGCAGTGGCGACCGTCCGCTGGGCGAGCTCTTTTCGGAGCTCTCTCAGGGCGTCACCACGCTGCTCAGTCAGGAAATAGCCCTGGCCAAGGCCGAGGTGAACCAAAAGGTCTCGCGGGCCGCCAAAGACGCCGTTTCCCTGGCGATAGGGGGCGTTCTCGCCTTGGGAGGCTACCTGGCGCTCATCGCCTTCCTCATCATCGTGCTCACCTTCTTGGTTCCGCTATGGATATCGGCGCTCATCGTGACGCTGCTGTTTCTCGGCGTCGGCTACATCTTTATCCAAAGGGGCCTCAGCGACCTGAAGCGGTTGAACCCGGTGCCGGAAAAGACCATCGAGTCGCTTCAGGAAGACAAGGAATGGGCGAAGGAGCAACTCAAATGA